The Cydia splendana chromosome 7, ilCydSple1.2, whole genome shotgun sequence genome contains the following window.
ctggtgtcaaccagtgtagtcagttatgttgtttttgtaaacatgcCTTCAATTATAGACAAATCTGATACCTCATAGATGCTGGATTCCATCAAACACTTGTAGACAATAGTATGTGTATCTAATTTTCAAGTCATATGCTTATaccccttagagcatttaataactggagttgcctttaagagcttacccctctgccgaaaaacttgcacaatagtgcaaacttttgtatggactaacatggctatttgtatgttagatacaaatcatgtagaaatagcaatacatttaaCGTCCCCTTCCcggcaaaaatcggcagactgtttcgtacagaaaatgacagccatgacgtctccagttactaaatgctgtATGTTACACCCGcattttaggaaataatatgATGAAATTGCCAACATCGTATAATAACATGTACCAAAGATTTATTTTACTCCATGAAAAACTGAACAACAAttaattacagcattagttacTATAACTCAAGTAAACCCTCAACTGTCAGGGCCATGTTCCTTAGCTGCCAAACTTCTGTGCCATTGGATAGGGGTTTTGGCTATTATTGAAGAAATTTGGGCGCCACCTTGCAGCTCCTCTTTCAGGACCTCATTAACCAAATTGTATCTCTGAAAAGTTAATCAAATTATTAGATACTACAGTCATTTTtcttaattacatcacacgtttagggggggaggggttcaaaaaatgtgacattttgtgacaggggggaggggaggagtcacaaactttgtgatgtcactttaacttatTAATTCGCTGTATAGTTAAATAACAAATTTTTGGAACTATAatcgtttaattttctttcctagtcagttttgggttataaaattactaatatttcttttttcaaaaatattttggtaaaatattaataataggtacaacCTACTTGATTCGATTTGCCGAATTCGTTgtaaaaatgtgacgtcacaccaggggggaggggtatgtcaaatgtgaccaagtgtgacaatgagaggggaggggtcaaaaaaccttcaaattcgtgtgatgtaattaatggatgacccctgaTCACCTGTGTCTGGTCTGGATCATGGGCAGTGgtgggcgtaattaattactcgtgtagttaaattatttgtaatttaattacatgtaattcaatttgctgtgtaatttgcaattgcaATTACATTAAttggtaattaaattactcaattacttttcgtTAACCTTTTCAATAATTTGCAAagatgaacaaatttacttggaGTAATTATAAAGAAGAACTTATTTGATTTCCATTATACCctggataacgttataattataacatatGTTTTATCACGAGAATCATCCCTTTAGAGTAGTTTAGAGGATAAAATGTGACAAACCACGTCGAATATGGCAGTTGgagcttacgtcgcgtagcaccgcgtTAGTATTGGGGCGCCGccaataatggcgtaagcgccgaccgctaTAAGGTGCCTTTCGACGTGGACTGTAACAAATGGTGGGCAAATACTTAAAAATATGAAGTAGCGGTGAACAATTATTATCTCATTTGTATCAATAGTCataatcatcttcctcgcgctgtctcggcattttgccacggctcatgggagcctggaccccaggcttggcaactaatcccaagaattggcgtaaggcactagtttttacgaaagcgactgccatctgaccttccaacccaaagggtaaactaggccttattgggattagtccggcttcctcacgatgttttccttcaccgaaaagcgactggtaaatataaatatcaaatgatatttgatACGGAAGTTCCGAaatactcattggtacgagctggggttcgaacccgcgacctccagattgtaagtcgcacgctcttaccgatAGGCCACCAGCGGCACTAGCGCTCTTTTTTTGTATCAATAAAATACTGTCAATTTTTTTCATACTCTATATACCATGGTATAAAAATCAAAAATTTTAATGATTGGATTTCCCATTACATTATGAGGGCTGATCCGAAAGTTGTTAGTTGCTCCGGCTCTACTCATGCGATTGCAATATGATTTATACCATTGTGAGGGATATTTCAGTATGTAAAGAGGTGACGTCAATTCGTTTTTAGAAAacgcatagttttttttttcaatatttttttctgcgACGTGCCGAAGCCTATGGCCAGCAGCCAGGATGATTAGTAATTGAGACTCTATTATGtggtatcattttataaacatttttagtttaaaaacatatattttttttaggtgcTGCTAATTGCGAATCTCGATCGTCTTTttacgtaaaaataattttgattgagTAAACCTAATTATGACTTAATAGGTGTCAATAATGAGTCATTTCATCAAAAGTAGTAATTTCagatacttattcaaaaatgtgctttatcatataaaattatttatgcaTTATACATCGAAAATAGCAGAAGGAACCGAATAATTAATCCCGGGTAAATATAAGTTGAATCTTAAAGATTTCAATACGAAATTCAATAAATGACTAagaaaaaaatcgtttttttttttcttaaaactgctttcagtaaaaaatatattatgtaaaaaataaacatataagttaaaaaaataatggccATAATTAGCATTGAAATATCCCTCACAATGGTATAAATCATATTGCAATCGCATGAGTAGAGCCGGAGCAACTAACAACTTTCGGATCAGCCCTCGTATTTTCCCTTGTACAAAATCTTGCAATAATACtcatttgcattttttttatataaaaagttaacatTGGCAATGTTGCTTAGTCAAATTAAAGCTCATTTAAAATTTTCATCTGATTTTGGAAATAAAGATGATTAAAAACTTGCATTCTATAAAAGTAATTGTAATTGAGAAAAGTAATTAATTTCAAATTGTAATTTCgaaatgtaattaaatatttaattaactattacattacgtaattgtaattattaattacatgtGCAATTACTTTCTACATGTAATGGAAATTATTAGTcataattacattttgtaattGCAATTGTTAATTAGTAATTCAATTACTTTTTGCCCAACACATGATCCACAACACATTTGATCATGGGTACACTTCACAAATATACCTAGAGTGGACTGTGCTCTAGTGCTATATGACCAAGAGAATACTACAATCTCATTTTGATTATTCTTACTAAAATACTAGTATTTCATTTGTAAATGAGTAACAGTTCTGGGGTTTGATGGTCTCTTTCAGACTGTTTTCTCCAAGTCTCTTATCCCCTTCCTTGTACAGTGAAATGGATCCattttattaaccttttgaacgccaaatggcgcatccatttgccgtgccactgacgccacgggggtaaaatttagttttgtgaataaataatgccaacctaaaagtggggtgtttttcagtagattttcatcaaaaaacgatcgacgtcaaatgctgtctttggcgtcgttgtctcgattttgcgttgacgtcaattgccgtctgtggcgttcaaaaggttaacaaATAAGTAAATGTACTGTCAAAGAGAATtagaaatagagagttactgtcatggtaaatgatgtagctacagtacatttactgccagaagattaggccaaaggtatggtgcaatctgttagagcgatggcgccataactattggcctacagtcgagtagatggcgttaatttcaatatttaacaaattaacacaaatcagtgaaagaataaggattaAAGTCAAATGATGTTTCTAACAGATTTAATCTTCtttcgaaagatggcagtaaatttacagtggctacataatttactttgacaatacactctattctttttggtactgTTCTCATTAGGTGTATGTATTCATGGTCCACTTAACACTTTCAGTGCAAAGCACAccatttcaaatacaaaatgaaGTAAATGAATACACCTAGCAAGTTCTGAGAAGTGACTGGAAAATATTCTCCTAGTTACAGAAGTAAAGAAAAATTAAACTTATCGTAATTATATTAGTATACCTTATACATAGGTAATCCATGGAACTTGTCTGTAACCACCACTAGTCTGAATTGAGGTTTTTCTGCTTGTTCCAGCTCATTTATGACGTCTAGGTGCGTCGTTTGCAACGCAACCTGCAATTTCTTCTTAATCGTGCTCTCTAGCTCTACTACCCCGGACTTTTTTCTTATCGTATAAGAAATACCTGTAAACAGTAAAAATGCAAGAAGTCGAAGAGTTTTACAATACATTGTGTAGTGTTCCTGAATTGACTACATAATATACCTCTATACCTGTATGGAATGCATTATACAATGACTTTGAACTATTAAGAAACATACCACCGACCTAAttcttaaataaatgttttaaaaatactcaaaatttaaataaaatctgtAAACATAACTTCCCCTTTTACCGAtataataatgacatttgtcagttttgacattgatgGTAAAGTACCGTTTACATCGTTCAATCATAAAGCCATTTCAGACGAGCGTGCCCAACCGCGAAATTAGTGCGATCCGGCGCACGTTCATGTGAAAGCTattttaataactggagtggtCATTAAGAGCTTTGCCGAAAAACTtgtacaattgtgcaaacttttgtatggactgacatggctatttgtacgttacgtacaaatcatatAGAAATAACAATACATTTGATGTCCCTTCTgtccaaagaatataatactcactaggagtacacactcactcactcccTTCCCCCGCAAAAGtagtatccagacgggactgatcaaatcggtcgatttaatcagaaatgaaattggcgtcaatctccaattttagatttatggtgatattagagccctctaaattgaaaaaatgccccagaacgaaaatactggtcTCAcgaattggtattcttgcgtccgcacctctttttatcggtaatatcggtcattatcggcagttgaattcggcgagccaaattgatATTTGCGTCCGCActtcctgattcgatcgggcaattgaatcagattggcgaaaaatggACTAATCTGGATACAGCGATGTcatcaaagagaatataatcactacgttttaagagacgggacttccatactagcgatttgattagtctgtgtgtatgtttggtgttccaatcattaccaacatgtatgacaaagaactgtcaaagaacaatagtatcaacataacagacttaaatagtgtagtatgcaAGTGCAACATGGGCccctgtcaacaaatttcgtactagaaatcaggttagaatcgagtccacatttaagtcgtatgttatatatagtgtGGACTTTTAGTGGACTAATACATGGATGGACTTAAATGTGAaaacgatttttatttgttaaaataaaaatatatacttaaatgatttttttttaataatttaatataattaatttaaaatatatcccGACGGTCCAACGGTCCACAGGTAACAGAGGAAAATGTGTTTTCACCtgattaaatgattttttttctatatataatattcttgaataataaaattaagtcttcctttacaacttatttGCGCCACTGCCTGTGTCAGTATTTATATGTGGGTAGATTGAGATGTAGGGTAGGTTGATCGGCAtgcaagaaaaataataaatcagtcTATAATCAGCTGAGGTGGTTTCATTGCACGTTTCCCAATACTTTACATGGCGCAGCCGGAAAAAAGACTTATTTACCATtgtaaaatcataaataaagtGTGAAACTCTGTGCGGACAGTAATAAACGTGTGTGTCGTGATTAATAGATAGGTATCGTGAGAGTGGGAATTGTTTATCGCCACTATGGAGTCAGTGCTGCATTCgccattaccgttcaaattcgaGAACAATTTAGTGAACGTTACATCGGGAAATTTATGCAAAGAatgggaaaaatggaaaaaggcCTTTCTAATTTATCACGAAGCTtgtgaaatcgcgaaaaaaccACAGAAGGTCCAGATTAACATTTTGCTGCATGTAATAGGTGATAAGTGCCGCGAGGTATATGACCAGTTTACCGAAGAATCAAAAACAGTAGATGAGTTGTTAAAGAAGTTTGACGGATTTTTTGAACCCAAAAAGAACCTCGCCGTAGAAAGGCATAAATTCTTCACACGGAACCAGCAGGAGTTTGAATCGATTGAACAGTATGTCTTTGAATTAAATGTGATGGCGGCAAAGTGTGAATTTAAAGATCTGTGCAGTGACCTTGTGAGGGATCGGTTAATATGTGGTATTCAGGAGACAAGCTTGCGGGAACGACTTCTACGAGAAAGTGACTTGACGCTGCAAAAAGCTATAGAAATATGTAGGCTAGCCGAAATATCCCGTGCTCAAGCTGGTAATATTAAACAGGAGAATGTGGAACATCACGtgcatgaaattaaaaaaaaacaaaaaatcgcgACGGAATGTCAAGGTCAACCGAGTTGTTGTTATAGACGAGAACGTGAGGAGACAGAGGATAAGGAAGTAAATGCGGTCAGCGCGAATTGGCGCGGGCGCCGCCGTGGATCCTGGCGAGGCAGGCGCCCCGGACAGGCACAGCATGCAGCTCCCGGGCATGACAACCAGCCAGCGGCGCGCGGCAGGTGGCAGCGGTCGTCACACCCCAACAGGACTGGCGGCCATAGCTGTTCAAGATGTGGGTCTACACATAGAAGATTTCAGTGTCCGGCATATGGTCAGCTGTGTGATAGGTGCCATGGACGCAATCACTACTCGAGAATGTGTCGCGTGTACGAAATAAGAGGGGAATCCACCGATGaggtaaataataaacataattatgatgatgaatggTCTGTCACTTTATCCATTAATAATAAGAACATTACATTTGAACTGGACACGGGAGCTGAGGTAAATGTTTTGCCAGAGAGCTACTTAAAATTATTAGGAATAGGTAGATAGGCAGTCCCTTAGTACAACCGCGGTAAAAATATATGGTTATTCACGAGACTTGATACCAATTGCGGGTAAATGTAATCTAAAAGTGATGTATAAAAATAATCCTTACATTTTGTAGAGAAATGCGCTTAGTTAAAAGAGTCCATGAGCTGTCTATAGGTAGGTCAAATAATGCCAAGTCTGTATTAGATGAGTACTCCGACGTTTTTAAAGGTATGGGTTGTCTACCGGGagaatacaaaatacaattacaaGACCATGCCCAACCGGTTATTCATGCCCCTAGACAATTGCCAATTGTGCTAGTAGAACaggttaaaaataaattaagagaAATGCAGGATCAAGGCATCATCGCAAAAGTTGAAGGGCCCACCGACTGGGTAAATAGCATGACTGTTGTCAAAAAACCGAACGGAGACCTGCGAATATGCCTTGATCCGAAGgatttaaataaagtaattaaaCGAGAGCATTTTAAATTGCCTACTCTAGATGAAATCACTTCAAGTCTAGCGGGGGCAAAGTACTTTAGCACTCTTGATGCTAAGCAGGGTTTTTGGTAAGTTAAGTTGAACCAAGCTAGTAGTGACCTTTGCACCTTCAATTCCCCCTTTGGTAGGTACAAATTCCTACGCATGCCGTATGAAATTTCCTCCGCGTCTGAAATCTTCCATAGGAAATTATATGAACATTTTGACGATATAGAAGGAGTAAAATTATTCATAGATGATCTATTGATTTATGCCGATACTAAAGAATTACATGATATTAGATTAAGGAAAGTGTTACAAAGATGCAgggaaataaacataaaactaaacaaAGAAAAGTGCAAGATAGGCTTATCGGAGATAAAATACTTGGGTCATAAGATTACGCAACACGGGGTGAGTCCCGATGACTCACGCACTAGTGCTATAATGAACATGCCTACTCCTTCAAGTGTCAAAGACTTGGAGAGATTTCTTGGATTAATTACATATGTAGGCAACTTTATACCTAACCTCTCTGAAAAAACTCATATATTAC
Protein-coding sequences here:
- the LOC134792224 gene encoding uncharacterized protein LOC134792224, with protein sequence MESVLHSPLPFKFENNLVNVTSGNLCKEWEKWKKAFLIYHEACEIAKKPQKVQINILLHVIGDKCREVYDQFTEESKTVDELLKKFDGFFEPKKNLAVERHKFFTRNQQEFESIEQYVFELNVMAAKCEFKDLCSDLVRDRLICGIQETSLRERLLRESDLTLQKAIEICRLAEISRAQAGNIKQENVEHHVHEIKKKQKIATECQGQPSCCYRREREETEDKEVNAVSANWRGRRRGSWRGRRPGQAQHAAPGHDNQPAARGRWQRSSHPNRTGGHSCSRCGSTHRRFQCPAYGQLCDRCHGRNHYSRMCRVYEIRGESTDEVNNKHNYDDEWSVTLSINNKNITFELDTGAEVNVLPESYLKLLGIGR